Genomic DNA from Xiphophorus couchianus chromosome 12, X_couchianus-1.0, whole genome shotgun sequence:
cacaattaattccaatgtccaccaacctcattagaattttagagtatgcatttattaagcaagcttaagcagggatatgtgacatacaaatcaataatcaattgtatataaattTGAGAACAGTATAATAAGATCTACATGTATAACCATACCATGCCGTCTCCTTTCCCTAACTTATGTCACAAGTTCTGAGATAGATTTTGGGGGGAAATTCAACTCACACCCAGTTGCTGATGGATCTTTAGCAGCAGGAACATCCAGGAGCCTTGGTCAGACTCTTTATCCTTATgcggaaaaatcctctttagaatagtaGCAAAGTAGAACGGGATTAAATCCTTTAAAGACCCAGctttttatccctccgggacctttgtcttttctccaagtctgttgcgatgtatttgggttgaggcaagaccgacggTCGAATCAGGAACTCGGGCTTGGGCGTTCGGGACTTGTCCCTTCTTGGCGGCGCTGAGTATCAAGTCTCCCGTGGTTCCAGGGTGCGGTCCGTTGCTGTTTCCTCTGCTTCCCCGTTTCGACTCCTTCAGCGCCGCGGACAAAGAACCCTTACTTCTCCTTTTTCGTCTGCTTTTATACGtttctctgccatgtatgtgtatggggagttgtagtttacgtggtttcctgaacatctgctgattttcATGGAAACCCCcttcggcccctcctgtctgctgacTGGGGTGGAAAGTCCCGTCCTTCCTTCAGcgtgttgatcttagccaaccataccgcaccacccatcctgtgcgttctggccatctgttcagaactgcttgcgacagcaggaactcacaagttccccttctctttCCACTCActattttttatgtcattaatCATTAAACACAGTCAACCCATAACCTatattaaaaaccttttgcatCAATTTTCAAATCATCACAACTTTGATATTCATTAAgaattaatcacctctttctcTTATCCTAAATCATCAAACATAATCATCTCATTGTCTCATTGGTGTTATCATTACAGATCATTATTCATATATTTCAGaaccattcagtgattacttatacACATACACATTCTACCAATTGTACtcatacatgtccaacttaatcattataaatcaaaacacaagattgcgttatttctttcaggccttcatgcacctttttctgcgtgtacctggatagatctcaaaccccataccagttttcttgacaacacacactcacacctagggagaatttagagagaccaattaacctgacagtcatgtttttggactgtgggaggaagccggagtacccggagagaacccacgcatgcacagggagaacatgcaaactccatgcagaaagaccccagccgggaatcgaacccaggaccttcttgctgcaaggcaacagtgctaccaactgcgccactgtgcggTAAAGATGCTATTTTCATTGGAAAACAGAATACCTCAGTACTTCTTATCAATagtccaaaattatttatagatATATTGTGCATTTTTGAGCTAAaagcagggccggcccaagcctccatggacCTTAAGCGAAATTTGGTTTTAGGGCCCTTTAGTTCTCCTAATAATGTGGACTGGCTCCAATCAAAAGTCAGATTATTAGATTATTCACACACCtactataaacttattgcatctctgataGTGATGTCTCATTATATCCACGTAtaatataggatacatttattggctGATTTAACGGCCCTTAACTTTGGGGTATTGGTGATCAGCCTATGCTTAAATGAAGCcaatcttatccactgatctaATCTTCGTCAGCAAAGCTTTagaaatcagccactgtcctcttctgctctgcaatgagaggtttgactgacagactggcccaccagatcatgtctgcatgtgtgcagttaacaatattcaccccactgttgccaactcagtgtctttcttgctacatttaggaacatccatccatccatcgtctgttcacccttgtccctaatggggtcgggagggttgctggtgcctatctccagctacgttccaggcgggaggcggggtacaccctggacaggtcgccagtctgtcgcagggcaacacagagacatacaggacaaacaaccattcacacacaacacacacccctagggagaatttagatagaccaattaacctaacagtcatgtttttggactgtgggaggaagccggagtacccggagagaacccacgcatgcacagggagaacatgcaaactccatgcagaaagaccccggccgggaatcgaacccaggaccctcttgctgcaaggcaacagtgctaccaactgcgccactgtgcagccatttaggaacatttcagacaaaaaaaaaattggtatcggccaaaatcaaaaagggcaggtcaggctttttaaagattgataATCGGCGAATGGCtgaaaaactgcaattggtgcaccccaACTTTAgatataacacacacacacacacgcacacacacacacacccccccacacacacacacacatattcatgacattttttgattaaattaaattctcttAGGTGTAATTACAATAgatacaaattttatttataccaggtgagtgtTTCTCATCTGAGAATGTGCACCGGTACCGAATTGATTCTGTGCcttcaaacaattttaattgGAGACGTTTTGCATAACTTAGAAGTTCATGTAAAATACTGTTTGTTTTAGATACATAAATTATCATGCAAAGCAGCAAACAAAATATTGCCAACTACAGCTTAGTTGGCAATATTTAATGCATTGATATATTAATGCAGTACCCATGTAGCCTgatgtcaaaacattttgctagacaatatCAAacatgggctgcacagtggcgcagttggtagcactgttgccttgcagcaagaaggtcctgggttcgattcccggccggggtctttctgcatggagtttgcatgttctccctgtgcatgcatgggttctctccgggtactccggcttcctcccacagtccaaaaacatgactgttaggttaattggtctatctaaattctccctaggtgtgagtgtgtgtgtgaatggttgtttgtcctgtatgtctttgtgttgctctgcgacagactggcgacctgtccagggtgtaccccgcctcccgcccggaacgtagctggagataggcaccagcaaccctcccgaccccattagggacaagggtgaacagaaaatggatggatggatggaatatcAAACATTGAGTATCAAACATTGAGAATCAAACGTAAAACGTTATCAAACACGTTTTGAAGCTAAAAAACCTCAGTAATATACAGGGCCAACAACGAGAATCTACtcattttaagttaaaactcaatTTCATACAAATACAACCCAGATAGCACAACATGACTGAAACAACACTGAAACAATGTCAGGCAAAGACATTTAATCTATGTTGAAGCCTGGCATTGAAACGGAATTGAAATTGGTCGGTGACTTACATGTTGAATCAATGTTAGGGTTGCAACCATAACTGACACtatatcaatgttgattcaaccaTCATTTTTGTATGTCAATTTGCATGCatatttgtgttgattttaCATTGAATCAATGCTGATTCAACCATCATCTGACTGTGTATCTGCATGCAgatttatgttgattttatatTGAATCAATGTTAGGAAACAATGTTGATTGAATTTTTTGGTCTGATAGTTCTACATCATAACATACCACTAAAAGTTTCTTCACTGGTGTTAAACACACACGTTTATTGGCAGATGATGGGTATCATGGGTATATGTCGTTCAAAATTATCTTACATTgacatatttccaaaaatgtgtgtacaaaaggttaaaaatgatAACATGGCAttgataacattttatttaagaaaagagGGATAGAtctttaaacatatttgactCCTTTGACTGTCAAATATCAGTCTACTGTCCATGGAAGAACAGCGTCCATGAAGTTAAGCCTTGTACTGGGTGAACCAGGGAAACAGGACAAGTTGGGGTAACCCAACTTTGGTTCCTTCCTCCCGTTCTGGCGCATAATGAAGCCACTTCTCGACAGTTTTACTGCAGTCAGTCAGCTTTGGGTCAaactgcagagcagcagctgaaaaacacaaaattaagaGTGAGGAAGGCACCGATAAAAAGAtgataaacatttgaaaagttcTGAAAGtcattgaaatattaaatagtaTATCGGTTATAGGTCTAACAACAAACAAACCGTACAGTTGCCCATGTACACTCAGTTAAAATAAGGACACGCTAATgaatattcattaatatttatcttaatGTTAGTTGACATATACAATTACATTTATCCATCAACCTGCAGCATAAACTCATAACGCTCAGCCCGTCCCTCCAGTTTCAAACTCATATTGCACTCATGTTAAAATGAGGgaatcaatattaaaaataaatagctgtttATCAGAAGATCTAAAGATAAAACTCAGAGAGGATCAGGGTTGATTTAACAcactaaagacagaaaaacagagcaaaaggTGATTTGTACTGTAGttggaaaaattatttataatatttacagGATAAACTTCCATCAAATAACTGGTTCAATCTTCCATTaatcaaacatttccaaataagttgatgattaaattcattcaaaaatgtCCATATTCTGATAAAGATCCCGCACAAGTAGTAATAGTCAAATTTAGTTTAACCAATTACCAATCCAGGAATCAACAGACTGAATCAGTCTTTAGCAGGTTTAGATCAGTGTTTCACCTGCCttacatgttttaggtgtttcccttctgccacacacctggattgaatctgtgggtgattaacagcCTTCTGCAGTTCTTGATGGCTACAGAAGAGATCATGCAATCATCCAactcagctgttctggaatagaggcacatccaTTGAGGAAGGGAGAGGGGTACGGGGAAAATAAAGAGGGAAAGGTTAGGGGACTAGGGAGAGGAAGGGGGGTGTAAAGAGAGGAAGGCTGGGAGGAGCTGGTGGGGGGGATGAAAAGTGGGGAAGGTTTGGGAGGGGAGTAGGGGGAGATGAGAAGGAGGTGAGGAGGGGTGCAACAAATAGCATACTTGGATTCAAAATTAATTAGACACTGGTCCTCAAGGCAAACTGACCTGCATGTTTTCAATTCAGCAAAACCAACTATTAAAATTCAACCACAAAACATTGATTCAATGACATCTTTTCAACATCAGTTAATTAGCTAGAATTGAATGATTGCTTAATGGTTTATCCATCATCAGTCGTCACCCTTAACCATAAATTCAACCTTTGTGATCATAATTCAACATTGAATTAACATCTTTAGCAAACAAGCCAACAGCAAGGTGGCTGTGTGGTTGGGAGATCCCAGTCATGTAAATAGTGGGGGAGGACCACTCCACTCCTTGTAGTAAGTTGTAGACGTTTTTGTGTCAAGATATCACGCACAAACAGTCAGTAATAATTTTTATGGACaagtaagaaaatgtacaaaaaggaATCACAACCCACTATTCTCAACAGtgcttaatttaaaatgtgataacCCTACCTCAATAATAAAATGCTCCCACCCAGAGCGCCGATGAATAGGTGCGACCAAACAGCATACATTGATTCAGCATTGATCAGATGTTGATCAGACATCAGCATTTcacaattctagacttttccaaaTTTGGGAGGATTATGCCCCACCCTTGTCTATTAGTTTTATGCAGTAAAACAAATGGGGAACACCTGgcatttttaagcaataaaagtTTGACTcatctaaaccaggggtgtcaaactccagtcctcaagggccgctgtcctgcaacttttagatgtgcctctgctgcaccacacctgaatagaataattaggtcactaaggctctggagaactgatctacacaagaaggaggtaattaagccatttcattccagtgttttgtacttgtggcacatctaaaaactgcaggacaccaaCCCTttaggactggagtttgacacctgtgatctaaacgaattaaaacagatttgcaAACATATATAGACTTAGTTTCAATGAAAAAAGTGGCAGAatatgtaaaagtaaaagttgtcGTCCATCATCTGGTCTGTATGATGGTCACCATCTGGATTGGGGGCGACATAGCTGCGTAGGAGCAGCCAgggcaaagaagaagaacaagtCAGACTTCCGTTTCCTGTTAAAAGATCCGCGCTACAACATCGCATCATGTAAGCTtctacattttgatttttctcctccacatatttttgagttgttttaagtTTACCAGATAAACAAACTGCTTCCCAGTTTTATTCGTAAAACTGGGAAGGAGGATAGAAAGCTAATGTGAAATACCCGACAAGCTAGCTGTAAATTTAGCTCCCAGGGCTAGCCTGTTCACAATGGCAGTAGCATGTGTTACGGGGCCAACTGGCAGCCGTGTGCCCTCTGCCCGGCAGTCATTTTCCCGTTGAAGTCACTTCAATATATCTTGAGGATCTGAAGCGGAACAGGACTCGGATCCAAGGCACCATCTCAGAATCACAGGGCTCAGGCAGCCAGCCAGGTCTAGGTTGAGCTCACTATCACGCAGCCAGACTCAGGCTTATGATCAGTCTGAGCCAGGAGCACACACCCAGGCTCAGGGTCAAATGATTGGAAGAGAACACGCACACATAGAGCTAAGCTGAAGGTATGACTGACCTTAGGAACAAGATGAACAAAGTGAAATTGACCTGTCTAAAAatgcaagttgtttttttttcccaactaCCTTcctattttttattctgaaatattctTAGAATTCAGATAAGTTGGTGCATCCTAGCAGTTTGTTCCAGCATAGatcacattaaaaccaaacacCTTGAGTCAACAACAGAGAGCAGAGTTGGATATCGTTAGACTCAGATCCACCAGGATGATTATTATAATATAACTCATGGTTAAATATGATTATACATTAAGAGGTAACTTTAATTGTACTAATCCTATCTGAAGTGTGTTTCTCTATGCAATAGATCTgaactttaaaatttatttcagcagaaTGCCCAAATCAAAGGAAGTGCTGTCATCCACATCTGGAAGTGATTCTGACAGTGAAGTAGAGACTAAGGTTTGATCGTAAATGCAAACTTATTTGTTAACTTGTCTGATGtaatatatatgtgtgtgcgtgtatgtatttatgtgtgtatatatagaTAACTGATGTGCACATCTATACACAGTTGGTTTagtgtgtttttgtagtttctgtTACCTTAACTGttcttattaatattattttttttagacaaatctTTTCTCAACCATTGTGCACAAGTTGAGCTTGAAATAATTTCTGTGTAGTTGCTATGTTTGGATATAATGACAGGTAACATCTGTTCCTaggcaaaaagaaagaagccaAGTGCACCAGAAAAACCAgccaagaaacaaaaaagtggaGAGAGCTCAAAACCTGGTAGCTCCTCCAAAGGCAGTGGTGATGGAGACAACATGTTCCAGGTGAGTTGCAGTAAGATCACAAgttacaaaacacaaatattagcTGATACACACAAGAAGATGGCCACTGAAACTGCAGACTGTTGCACTGACACAGTCAGGGTAGTAAGTGGTGATTTGAGCCTCcttataattttaaagtttttcctgTATGCTAAGGTCAAAAgaataaagttttgaaaaaaatacatcagcATGCATGCGCTCTTTCAGGTTGTGGATTGTAAATTTTGTGATGGTCCATGGTTTGTTATTCAACTTGTAATCATAGAGAAAACCTGTTTACAGAAGTTCTAAAACTTGCACAGTATTACAGTATTGGGTTTAGATCCATTACAGTGGACCCCCCACACACAGCCTCACAGGAGAGATGTGCGCTAGAGTTTAGATTAGACCTAAAGAATCAACCTTACTCAGACTGAGCCCGTAGACATTGTATCCAAGCCAGATCTGAAAAGCAGAAAGGCCTCAACACAGATTAGTTATGCATTTGTAGGTTTAGCACATAGTGTTGTCTCATATGTACATCCTTGATACAGAATGACTTCTTGTTGTCTTCTGCTATCCTGAATTAAAAAGGTCAAGTAAAAATATCTAAACAGTTTCTCTGTGGCAACCTATATTATATATTGTGAATATATATGGCATAGCAAGTGGTGACTTGTGgaataaatttaatatttgaacTAGTTCTCTGCAGGATTCTGACAGGTGTCTGATTCCTGTGTACTGATACATGAGGGAGAAGGGAGATGGTTCTCATAATACTTTACTTTCAGTCCCTATGAGATAATTGAAAGCTATGAAGGTCAAAAAGGAAGTAGAAAACCCACAGTGGGCAGTGAAATGAACCTGTTTTACTGTAGCATGGCAGTTGGGATTTTATACCTGCTGAGACACTTTAAAGTGTCACTGGTGTGATAAAACTACTTGCAATCCCTCTATACTGTACAAGATTTTAACAGAAATACTTTATGGTTGTGAGAAGTAgaaaaattaactcaaaactTGGAAATAAGAGGAATAGCAGGGCTGGTCACTGAACGCCATGCTCAGAACATTTATATGTTGGAACATATGCAGAACTTGTACCAGTTACTTTAAAGTAACTGGATTACTTGAATTAAACCAGAATTAAGGATGAATAATTATTATATACACAGATCTGTTTATTACCATTCGGTGATTTGGAGGCGACAGATGCCCAGCTCCAACATTTCCTCCCCAGAAATGGAGTCATTGTTTCTTCCTGAACTATATGGCTCAAATAAACAAGGTTGCACTCCTTCATTAGAACCAGCTCCTTTTTCTTCATCACTTCATCCAGCCTCTTCCTCCAGAACTGCACATAAATCGCTCAAGTCTTTGCTGAAACTTACAGCATCCTCCGCTTCTGTGTACTCAGCTTTAGTTGTGCATGTTTTGACTTACCATCATTACAAGACGGCGCCAGCGTTTGACCTGATTACTACAGACAGAAACAACACAACTCTGAAATGTAGTGGAATTTATCAGtctgtgtgaaatatttattattaacagcTTTTATGTACACAGAATGAAAACATATTGCATCTTTTAaatcaagtgtttttttgtgtgagtGACACTTTAAGGTTCTCTGTATGTTAGTTATTTGTGTTCATGACTAACTGAATGAATAATAATACAAgtctttttagttttctgtctgGCCATCAGTTTATGCTAGATACCTAAAATagacataagaaaaaaacaataaggaCAACACCCTGAATATGGGGAGATTATGTATTTTGTGAGCTGTACATCAATTCCAAATAAATTAGACACAGAGCTATCCATCACCGTTTTAATAGATGGATGGTGGAGTGAAAGCTTTGGATATTTTCCTGAAAAGATGCAGTCCAAATTTTTCCTGGCAGctcaacacaaaaaaacaaacatttggcAGATGGATGGCTGACTCCTACTGCTGCCTAGCTCTCATGGTTTTTGATGTTTCCTGATAATTCCACAGAAATCTATGTCTATGACTCCTGGCCTCTAACATGATCACAAACTGCTCATGCAGAACATGCAATACCCTTTTTGACTCTGGACTTAAAAAAGGAAGCGTGTTTAAGTTCTGAAGCAGGATTGACTCTATTCTTGTACATGCAGATCGGTAAGATGAGATATGTCAGCGTTCGAGATTTCAAGGGCAAAGTCCTGATTGACATCAGGGAATACTGGATGAACCAAGATGGGGAGATGAAGCCAGGGAAGAAAGGTAATCCCATCAGAAAGTTTCGGTTATGTTACAGATAAATTATTACTATTGGATGTTAGTATTGCTTTTGCACACATGGTtattctcctttgttttgtttgtggctTTTAGGCATCTCCTTGAATCCTGAACAGTGGAACCAGCTAAAAGAACAAATGTCAGAAATTGATGATGCAGTTAAGAGATTATAAATATTCCTTTCATCTTTACCTGTTGAACTAATTGGGCATGTTTGTTAGGTAGTTTTGTAAAGCCTTTGGATTTATTTCCTAATTTGTAACTTTTAGGTTTAGTTATGTGCAAACCTTGACTTTGTGTGTGAAAGTTATTTTGAGCTATTCTTGTGGGTTGTGGGGAGAGGAGTAGGTGGATAATCATTATACTTTGTTGGGCATAGTGCACCAATTTAGTGactacagtcatgtttttgtattgattaataaaaacaattcactAGCTTAATTTGTTGTTGTTCCTATTACCAGCTCTCTTAGAGCAAGAAGTTACAGGATGTGgtttaatgtgatttattgcTTCAGAGAACTTAGTCTAATGCCCCTTTTCCACTGGTTTGTGCGTAGTGTTTGTCTCACATTCTCCACATCCGCCCTTCGCCCTGCCCATTTTGGGTACTATTTCCGCCCTTGCACGAATTCCACATTTTTACGGATTTCAGCGAAGTGTATTACCCAAAATTCATTGCTGccaatgttttgttgtttcttccagtcttttgtagaaaattaaaagaaaatagcatGACAAGGTACACATTAGtaataaactagaaaattcctgaagaaatttaaccggagCCTGCCAAATTGTGCCTGTCGGTTTGAACCCAGTGTTCTGACACTAAacattagcatcaatgctaagtTTAGCTAACAATTACAAAATAGCATGTGGGGAATCACAAGAATGTTAACTAACCTGGACTTGCACCCTTCAgtatattaaaatgaatgaatccactcaaattagccaaaatgctaatattaGTGTGAATGCTGTCAATAGCATGTGGGATATCAATAGCATGTTGTCCTACATGGACTTGCTCCATTCAGTGTGTTAAACATGtctaataaataagtaaaatatctAATagcttattttagggaaaaggctaatgctaatgcactAGTGGGGGGCAGTGAAAtgctaatgtttgtgctaatgttagtgcattaacctgagagaaaaagataatacaggctaatattattgcaccgcgtATGACGGTGCATTAACCTGAGAAcaatattgaggcttttattttgaaattttcagtaagattaattttaaatggcCAAACTAATCCAATGTGTAACAGTGGTTGGGTTataccagtggtccccaaccaccgggctgcGGACCAGTACCGGGCCGCGCGACTAAgaaggttggggaccgctgaGTTATACAATGCCCAAAACATTCTGCCATGTCTGTAGTTCTAACATTCTGCTCAGCCTCCTTCTGTAGTAACTCAGAGTTCCACCAtcattgtagtttttaattGCCACCTCAATCCTCCTGTGTAGTAAGTGAGAGTTCCAACATCtctgtagttctgacattctaTCATGGACCATACCACAGGGGCCACGTTTCATTGGCTGTTGCCCATTCTATTTTTAGCGTGGCTACCGCCGTCTCGCAAACACACGCTTCCCGTTAGCCAAGTACAGCATAATGCCAgtactgatacaacttctacaccttgaagcctgtctgctacacagtcttacgttagctaaacagatcaatgtgcaatgtgtctgtatctgacatacactaaagattttattttagcagaaaaggctttggactaaactcaTGGGTAGGCCTGTCGctataaacgataaatcaattaatcgtacgataaattaaaactatcaacgtcatttcaattatagGCATTATCTCTCTtctggcctttttctctttctgttgatgacaccgaatgaaaaaaggctcaactccggtgctctccactgacacctcccttcctcatttccttagtgtaaagcccagcgcacactacgatcttagagctgtcggccgattgtcgcccattttcaaaacctgacagaccacacattagctgacagaaatcctaggtataaaggttcgatcgggttcgttcttgccgtgtggtgtccaacaatggctacaaaataatggctacaagtccagtgaactaattttaaaaccaggcattaatcaatgctttactacagtctacctgcaatgcatgtggctagtgtcagcgtaaagtcctgactgaatgaaaatcattagaacctatttacatcacgttaacgaagaacagctgaaaagttaccgggtttatcaactgagGTAgtaatttcgctccaactcctcctcttgtcatttctatattctttgcatcatgggcgtaggtttgggtatggacggtcgtgacatgtcacgaccaatattcaagggatataaaata
This window encodes:
- the sub1b gene encoding SUB1 regulator of transcription b, yielding MPKSKEVLSSTSGSDSDSEVETKAKRKKPSAPEKPAKKQKSGESSKPGSSSKGSGDGDNMFQIGKMRYVSVRDFKGKVLIDIREYWMNQDGEMKPGKKGISLNPEQWNQLKEQMSEIDDAVKRL